In the Populus trichocarpa isolate Nisqually-1 chromosome 8, P.trichocarpa_v4.1, whole genome shotgun sequence genome, GCACGTGCCCCACCATTCAGACGAGTAGAACCAGTCGCCTTCGTCGTCTATACAACGCCGTGTTGCTGTGCAGAGTCGCCGGGTGGAGATCAGCCTAGCTCTGTGCCACATCATCCTACAAAGAGATAGATGATGACGATGACCCCTAAAATTAGATCTTGAATTCAACGAATCTTAAACCCTAAAATCTCACTGAAATGTCAACAGGCCGGTCCTTAAACCCCCAGCTCATGGAGAAGTGGGTTTctactttcttgtgtttggatGAAGTTAACGATGTTCTGTTTTGGATTGAAATAGTTCGTGGATAACACCAGTTTGGTTGCTTGGGCTTGTAAAGGAGTCACAAGATGAGAGGAGAAGGGATACAAACTGGGTATTTTTGAATTCTAGTTCATTTTGATAAAAGTTTTGGGAATtaatgcatattaaaaaaaaaaacacaactgcTTTTGAAAATAGTGTTGAACACAATaacaaatgttttaaaaattatgtttctctggatttaattaatatattttaaaaagttaatctaaatttttatgaaGAACTAAtggtcaaaaaataaaatttaagttctaatgaaaaaaaaaaaggattatgaAGACACACCTGAGCTCCTTTTCCGACACAccgaatacatttaaaaaaatcttgacaaAATAATTCGAACTATACTTTGAAAGACTATCAAATGTGATCTTAACTTGTTAAAGGTTTTATTTAGGCTTAGATTAGGGTTAATTACGAGATCTTTCTAAGATGTAGTTAGAATTATCTCATCGATgtctttttaataatactagATGTGTCAAAAACGAAGCTGAGTGTGTCTCAAGTGATCcattcttcctttccttttttttattccctcATTTTTCTCTCATGTTATGTCAccttgtctctcttttttttttctcttagcaATTTGATCTTGAATTCCATATTTTAACTATTgggttttcataaaaattttagttgatttttgtttaggttaattaaattgtaaaataaatgtgttttgAAACATTACTAAACAACTATCCTTGAAATAGCGACTATGTACAAAAACACATTCTGAAACCCGACCATTATTCTAAATAGTAgttatgtataaaaataattttttaaaacataattgtgttcaaattatgttatttttcaaatacatttttaacaTGTGTTATTCTCCCAAAACTTTTAgcaaatatgttatttttcaaaaaaaatcctgaatattaagattttgtttttgtgtgtttagGTTGATTCTTGaagagaataaaattttaaaatagagtAACATTTAATCTTagctatcaaacttgatttagatttaattaatttaaatctcCAAATGAACTTATcggctaaaaatataaatatacaacaTATTGAATTTCATACTTGGATAAAGCAGTGATTTatgaaaattcatttatttaattttggataaaaataaaatacttaaatattttatgttttcataaatattatcaaatatattatgtaTCATATACGTCAATttaaattactaaatattttatttaattaatattattgattcaaaaaattcaattaattcatatagattgattttttattataataaattgacCAAGCTATAAACCATAACTGACCTGATCCAAgagcttattttttttgtgtttcaaaagtgttttaaaaaaatttaaatttttttctttgcttcaaattatttttttatattttcatattgttttaatgtgctgatatcaaaataaattttaaaaaataaaaaaatatattattttaatattttctcaagttaaaaacattttttttaataaaaaaccaatattaCAATTTCAAACATACTCCAACActtgcaatatatataaataataaactatttcttttcaattactaatataaaaaaatagaaaatgttatGAAATTTATACTTATGGCATTCGGTATAAGTTTTGtacctatttttcaattcccAACTATTGAATTTCATACTTAGATAAACCAATGATTTatgaaaattcatttatttaagtttggataaaaataaaatacttaattattttatgttttcataaatatcatcaaatatatTATGTATCATTCACGTCAATttaaattactaaatattttatttaattaatattatttattcaactaattcatataaattgattttttattatgataaatcGACCAAGCTATAAACCATAATTGACCTGGTCCAAGAGCccgtttatttttgtattttaaaagtatttttgaaaaaaaataattttttttattttaaataatttttttatattttcagattgtttaatatgctgaaatcaaaataaatttttaaaaataaattatttctttttaattactaatataaaaacaaatagaaaatgtTATGAAATTTATACTTACGGCATTCAGTATACGTTTTGTCCCTATTCTTCAATTCCCAACCTCAATTTTTGAAACATTACCCAACACACAGAGCTTCGGCAATTCCTAGACTTGCGATCtaagaaattaaatcataatAACACTGCGGTGGCAACACAGGTAATAACAACTGCTCTGGCTCTTGCAAATATAAACACCCTCTGCAAAAAATTACCCAGAAAACAGTTAAAATATCATCTCCTGTAAACTGGATCCTTGAAATGAtgacttcaaaattaaaatattatctcaattttTGTGGAGCTCGGTCCATGAGAAAAGACGGTACTTCGTGCAGGGCAGTAAGTGGTATCAGAAAGAGAATGagaattgaaaagagaaagaacaagaacaagaacccTGGGTACAAGGTTTAACTTGCAAAATCTTTATGTTATTCGGCTGGAGAAGCGATTAAGAAAGTTCTTCTGTCACTACTAGGTTTCGTTCCTTTTTACGGGAGCAAATTCAAGCATTGTGCTTggaagaggggaaaaaaagaagataggaTCGGCTTGAAGagattgaaaatgtttttaagatAAAAGTGAACAAATTTTATCACAAGTCAAGTCAAATAAGTATTAATGAAATCTATAACTCAActggttaaattttaaatttgctttATAGAAATCACTAGTTCGTGTGCTATAAATCTCAAAATCACTAAAAGCTTAAcagttgttaacttcaggatctcAGAAAATTAGTCGAGGTGAGTGTAAATTAGCCTGAATACTCACTATtacaaaaaagtaaataaataagtatTAGCGGACATTAATAGGGATAGCAATGGATaccttcatataaaatattatactatCCATGCTCAAACTTGAGCTTCACCCATCAATTTATgagtttttattgtatattgataatttaaacctgaatttaaatattataatttataactatctagtatataattaacttaatatacatgtaatttttttaaatttttaaattatttatttattttagattaatttgagTCGATCAAATCATTATCTACATCCAACttgaaacatgaattttttttttatttgggttttacCCATATCCAATAGGATCTAATTTTTTCTCTATTCATTTGGGTTTATTCAGCTATGTGTTTACCGGGATTGGTGAAATTACCATCCCAACGGGCATATACATGTTCAGAATCCAAGTTATCTCAATCAACTAAGTTTGAAATACAGGGACTCGATTGAATATTTGGTACTATGAGAGGGACGAATATGGCAATAATCCCCAACAAGTGGAAGACACGCACGGTCACACATCGAAGTTTAACTGACAACACCCGccaattttaaaacatgaaattagaGATATTAGGTCCACGTTGTCCTCAAGGAGCATTCCCTAATCATGTTAACAAATGAAAAGAGAGGCCAGGCCACGCCGACCACCTAAGGATGGGACAAGCACGcgttgaaaatgaaagaaacgaAGGTTCCTCCactaaaggaggaggaggaggtggcgTATCTGATTCGCAAGTCAAACATGGccagaaaacagaaaagaaagcgGTTAGCAGGCCCCACCCAACCATTCCCTAACGCATGCATCATTTGAGTTTTTGACCTGACCATTCATTCCCCTGCCTTTCcaattctaattttctttcttctaccCTGCAGACGGCACAACTTTTAAGGCAATCGACGTTTCTCTTCCAGTTTCTGAAATCCATACCCAGTCATCAACTCAATACTCTCACCTTGGATCACATACCTCACAAAAGGCTCTGTTTCTTTAGCTGTTTCTGTGGTTTGCTTCATAACACAGCAATAAGATTACTTCCACTTGTCATTATATAAACTACTACATCATAGTTTCATCATCACCAGAACAGGATAGCAAGTGATTTGACTGCAAAAAACTCAAAGTGGGTTTTTGATCTTTGGAATTTCTTTGTAGAAAGTCGTAAACTTTATTTGTATTCTGAcatgggttttctttttcttggaattTGTTTCAAGTGTACCCAAAGGTGAAGGTGAGAACAGATGGGCAAGATGATCAACCTGCACACAGCTGGAGTTCTTTGCTTTCCTTGAAGGATATCCAGTTTCTTTGTTTGCAGGATTCTTGTTTTCCAGGTACTTCCCGCCCTTTATCTTTCCTCAATcagcctttttttctttctttattttgaattttgtggcgtttttcttttctttttcgaaTTAGTTTGATTATTACTTCATGAGTAGTCTGAGCTTGATAAACCGCCTCTGTTGCTGCTAGCTGTCATAAAAAATTGGTTATCTGCGTTTTCATATTATCTGttacatttattttctatccGACAAAAGAGAATTCAAAAAGTATGGCCAAGAATTCAACTGTTTGCTTGGTTGCTAGCATGGTTGAAATTTCTTTGTTGACCAAAAAGCATGGTTTACTTTTGCTCTGCCAAGTTCATGCACGTCCTACTTTTAAATGCAGAGGAACTTTCTGTGTTATTGTTTGCTGTGAAACCTGCAGCAATAATGATGAATATTATACAagagagaaaacacaaaaaacacagTGGTTCGGCAATGTTTCTACATTAACAAGAGCGAGGATCTTTGCTTCACTGTATGTAATATTAGGGTTACCTAATGTTTGATAAGGAGTACTATACCCTGAGGAATATGATGGCGCAGTGTTGCACTAAAGAATTGCAGAATGTAAAGTAAACAATACATAGAAAACCAGGCAACGAGCCTACAACTGAGAAACTGCTCTCCTTTGTTTCAATTAGGGATACATAAACACTGacaaattgaatgatgaaaattaggactattttctttttctttcgaATTTCATTTCAGTTTGTTGATTGGTATTTGGTCCATATGCCCCTGCTGACCTTTATTATTTGCAGTGAAGGGGCACCAAGATGATTCTCCACCACCCATAGTAAGAATTCCGAAGTCTTATGTACCGAGTGTGATCATGCCAAAAGTCTCTGTTTCTGAAGGTTAAAGTTTAGCTCATTGCATTCATGGCacaaaattcaaattagaaTCTGAGCAGAGATATTTGTCAGTTCTTACATATAAACTCTCTATTGATCTTTCACAGGagcagagaagaaaaacatttttaatgaGGAGGATAAACCAAATATCAGAGCCAGTTCAATCCCACGCCCGCGTGCTGTCTTATCTAGTCCTGGTAATTTCACTTTCCTTTTTTAacattcaatccaaatttatctCTTCAAGTACCATGGACTGCCTACTATAGCCATGCCTTGTACTCTATCATGCCCTAATATGCGCAGCGAAGAGCGtagtataaacataaaaaattaactaaaaagaaGCTAGCTTCAACCTAGTCTAGGGCTGGAGAACGGAAGTAAGCTTTCATTGCCCTATGTTTGTGGCCTAAAAAGATGGATATATTTCTGTGGGAACTACAGCCATAGTAATGAAGCATGCCTTTGGTTTATGCTTTAATATTCATCCTATATATGATATCCCTCGttgtttcatatattttaaaatttgaggtTATCAAATTATTGAATAAGACTAGACGCTTTGTTCATGTAGGAACATAGTGGCCCAGCGTAGCTAGAGTTAGGGTTTAACAAATTAAACCTGGTTTATCTGGGAAGCAAAAGGCCAGACACCCTGATAATCATCGCAGCATAACATTGTTCATATGCACTTCTTTTTGCTATTTATGCACTGGCCTGCTATCTGCACTTCTTTCCATTCATGTGTGTGTATGGCCACGATCTGCTTAGATGCCACAAAGATTTCTAACAAGCGATTTTCGAATTCGTATCCAGACAATGATGCAGTGATCGGGAATAACAACAAGACTAGAGTGGCAAGGCCCTCAGCTTTGAAGAATAATAAGCTGATTCAAAATAGGCATGAACTATGTAAAGTTGTCCCCAGTAGAATCACTGATGCTAGCCcaacaaatacaagaaagtcCAAGAGCACTCCTGACAATAAGATGACAATAAGAGTGAAGTTAAAGTAAAGAAAGGGTTGCCAACGGATACACCACGTTCTATGAGAATCT is a window encoding:
- the LOC18101613 gene encoding uncharacterized protein LOC18101613, which encodes MYPKVKVRTDGQDDQPAHSWSSLLSLKDIQFLCLQDSCFPVKGHQDDSPPPIVRIPKSYVPSVIMPKVSVSEGAEKKNIFNEEDKPNIRASSIPRPRAVLSSPDNDAVIGNNNKTRVARPSALKNNKLIQNRHELCKVVPSRITDASPTNTRKSKSTPDNKMTIRVKLK